The following coding sequences are from one Candidatus Acidiferrales bacterium window:
- a CDS encoding PDZ domain-containing protein, whose translation DKIDSASEARVAELVASVTLALDNLETRPAYVRVQEAAPAAAGGGGGYGAYFGSIPDFEEIPNGVRFADVRPGSPADKAGLKAGDILIEFDGQPVKNLYDFTYGLRRHKVGDLVHVKVLRGNQTIAADVTLAQRK comes from the coding sequence GACAAGATCGATTCCGCTTCCGAAGCAAGAGTGGCCGAGCTTGTCGCCTCGGTGACGCTCGCGTTGGACAATCTTGAAACGCGGCCGGCCTACGTGCGCGTTCAGGAAGCAGCCCCCGCGGCTGCCGGCGGTGGCGGCGGATACGGGGCCTATTTTGGATCCATTCCGGACTTTGAAGAAATTCCGAACGGAGTGCGCTTTGCCGATGTTCGCCCCGGCAGCCCCGCCGATAAGGCGGGATTAAAGGCCGGCGACATCTTGATTGAATTTGATGGTCAACCCGTCAAGAACCTTTACGACTTCACCTACGGCCTGCGCCGGCACAAAGTGGGCGATCTGGTCCACGTCAAGGTGCTGCGCGGCAATCAGACCATCGCCGCCGATGTGACGCTGGCCCAACGCAAGT